One stretch of Pomacea canaliculata isolate SZHN2017 linkage group LG11, ASM307304v1, whole genome shotgun sequence DNA includes these proteins:
- the LOC112574670 gene encoding E3 ubiquitin-protein ligase TRIM33-like, with protein sequence MAQSHERECAVCTNDFTTPKILPCGHLLCRQCVISWKDSKPDAGCPLCRCPIVEQSDVSSSDTVDALPTDFVMEALVESARVLSKDHLCCVCEDVRADFICMQCQVLMCSACLKVHKNLPATRSHDVESVSTVTPERLAASRPALCADHGDKPAEFFCREHRLAVCSACKTNKHKVCPETNYLDDEIQSAQKLLKDLTKILVEAEQKLEQVIGQVTSRLLEVDVSEQEDLAQVDKTCDCLHTLVEDFRKKLKEKTRTSHLKIRNPLCDVKTDLSNRLGKVTSHKHIVTRATAVSPRPALIHMTQALTDRVNSLDLRSDWQQEVWVKPVSSAESCKIVVRWIQQELLMLEKQWTEPEIDAKTPVLVFHDNCGTNIRLTNGNRTAEKIDQSASSNGVVVSRDSIVWKVLYEVKVDEVTATEDALFVGVTRTPPERLTMTSSLIDLGIVGVNWISHQKKFLYRTIGKGLKKLQVGSRVGVLVDSSNDIHLFVDG encoded by the exons ATGGCTCAGTCacacgaaagagagtgtgccgtgtgcacgaatgacttcacgacaccaaagattctaccctgtggtcatctcctgtgtcgacaatgtgtcatttcctggaaGGATTCCAAACCTGATGCCGGGTGTCcgctgtgtagatgtcctatagtagagcagtcAGATGTAAGTTCGTCCGACactgttgacgccctgccgacagactttgtgatggaagcgctggtggagagcgctcgtgtgctgagtaaagatcacctttgttgtgtgtgtgaggacgtcagggcggacttcatctgtatgcagtgtcaggTCCTGATGTGTTCAGCGTGTCTAAAAGTTCATAAAAATCTTCCTGCAacccgcagtcacgatgtggagagtgtcagcactgtgacacctgaacgtctggctgccagccgccctgcactgtgtgctgaccacggcgacaaaccgGCGGAGTTCTTCTGCCGCGAGCACCGCCTCGCTGTCTGCTCAGCCTGTAAgactaacaaacacaaagtatgtcCAGAAACAAACTATCTTGACGATGAAATACAATCAGCTCAAAAATTACTAAAGGACTTGACAAAGATTTTGGTAGAAGCGGAGCAGAAGCTAGAGCAGGTTATAGGTCAGGTGACGTCACGTCTACTGGAAGTTGATGTCAGCGAGCAAGAAGACTTGGCGCAGGTAGACAAGACATGTGACTGTCTTCACACGCTCGTGGAAGATTTCCGTAAGAAATTGAAGGAAAAGACTCGCACGTCACATCTTAAAATCAGGAATCCGTTATGTGACGTCAAGACTGACCTTAGCAACCGTCTAgggaaggtgacgtcacacaaacacattgtgacgAGAGCCACGGCAGTGTCACCACGTCCTGCactgatacacatgacacaggctctgacagacagggtcaacagccttgactTGAGGTCTGACTGGCAACAAGAGGTGTGGGTGAAGCCCGTGTCAAGTGCAGAgagctgtaaaattgttgtaaGGTGGATACAACAAGAGCTACTGATGTTGGAGAAGCAGTGGACAGAGCCAGAG ATAGATGCAAAGAcaccagtccttgtgttccacgaCAACTGCGGAACCAACATTCGTCTGACGAACGGTAACAGGACCGCGGAGAAGATAGATCAAAGTGCCTCCTCTAACGGGgtggtcgtgtcacgtgactctatcGTGTGGAAAGTTTTGTATGAG GTCAAAGTTGACGAAGTAACAGCAACAGAGGACGCGTTATTCGTAGGAGTGACAAGAACACCTCCTGAGCGCCTCACTATGACGAGTTCCTTGATAGACCTAGGCATCGTCGGAGTCAATTGGATCAGCCACCAGAAAAAGTTT TTATATAGGACGATAGGAAAAGGTCTCAAGAAACTTCAAGTCGGGAGTCGAGTCGGGGTCCTGGTGGACTCGTCAAACGACATTCACCTCTTCGTCGACGGATAG
- the LOC112575433 gene encoding tripartite motif-containing protein 45-like: protein MAPTHKRECALCTEEFATPKILPCGHLLCRQCIISWMDSKPDAGCPLCRCPIVEQSDGSSSDTVDALPTDFVMEALVESARVLSKDHLCCVCEDVRADFICMQCQDMMCPACTKAHKKFSGTRSHDVESVSTVTPERLAASRPALCADHGDKQAEYFCFKHRLAVCSACKANKHKVCPEVNYLDNEIDSAQNLLNDLTKILVEAEQKLEQAIGQVTSRLQEVDVSEQEDLAQVDKSCDRLQEMVEDFRNNLKEKTRTSHLKIRNSLRDVKTDLSNRLGKMTSHKHIVTRATSVSPRPALIHMTLILALTYRINSLDLSTYLQRELWEKPVSSVECCKKLVRRIQQELLMLEQQWTVAELDTQPPVLVFHDNCGTNIRLTNGNRTAERVDSQAYCNVVVVSRDALVANVLYEVKVDEVSATENTLCVGVTRTPPACLDITRFSEDLEDSSIIGVNGISHQERFVFSPIGEDLKKLQVGSLVGVLMDSFNDLHLYVEGQDQGVVATDIPPPWFAVFDICGSITKMTGLPIS from the exons ATGGCTCCGACACACAAAAGAGAGTGTGCCCTGTGCACAGAAGAATTCGcgacaccaaagattctaccctgtggtcatctcctgtgtcgacaatgtatcatttcctggatggactCCAAACCAGATGCCGGGTGTCCtctgtgtagatgtcctatagtagagcagtcagatggaagttcgtctgacactgttgacgccctgccgacagactttgtgatggaagcgctggtggagagcgctcgtgtgctgagtaaagatcacctttgttgtgtgtgtgaggacgtcagggcggacttcatctgtatgcagtgtcaggACATGATGTGTCCAGCGTGTACAAAGGCTCATAAAAAGTTTTCGGGAACCCggagtcacgatgtggagagtgtcagcactgtgacacctgaacgtctggctgccagccgccctgcactgtgtgctgaccacggcgacaaacaggcgGAGTACTTCTGCTTCAAGCACCGCCTCGCTGTCTGCTCAGCCTGTAAggctaacaaacacaaagtatgcCCGGAAGTAAACTATCTTGACAATGAAATCGATTCAGCTCAAAATTTACTAAACGACTTGACAAAGATTCTGGTAGAAGCGGAGCAGAAGCTAGAGCAGGCTATAGGCCAGGTGACGTCACGTTtacaggaagttgatgtcagCGAACAAGAAGACTTGGCGCAGGTAGACAAGTCATGTGACCGTCTTCAGGAGATGGTGGAAGATTTCCGTAATAATTTGAAGGAAAAGACTCGCACGTCACATCTTAAAATCAGGAATTCATTACGTGACGTCAAGACCGACCTTAGCAACCGTCTAGGGAagatgacgtcacacaaacacattgtgacgCGAGCCACGTCAGTGTCACCACGTCCTGCACTGATACACATGACTCTGATTCTTGCTCTGACATACAGGatcaacagccttgacctcagcaCCTACTTGCAAAGAGAGTTGTGGGAGAAGCCCGTGTCTAGTGTAGAATGTTGTAAGAAACTTGTCAGACGGATACAACAGGAGCTACTGATGTTGGAGCAGCAGTGGACAGTTGCAGAG CTGGACACACAGCcaccagtccttgtgttccacgaCAACTGCGGAACCAACATTCGTCTGACGAACGGTAACAGGACCGCGGAGAGGGTAGATTCCCAGGCCTACTGTAACGTGgtggttgtgtcacgtgacgctttgGTGGCgaacgtcttgtatgaa GTCAAAGTGGACGAAGTATCAGCCACAGAGAACACGTTATGCGTAGGAGTGACAAGAACACCTCCTGCGTGCCTCGATATAACGAGGTTTTCCGAAGACCTAGAAGACTCCAGCATCATCGGAGTCAATGGGATCAGCCATCAGGAAAGATTT GTGTTTAGCCCGATAGGAGAAGATCTCAAGAAACTTCAAGTCGGGAGTCTAGTCGGGGTCCTGATGGACTCATTTAACGACCTTCACCTCTACGTCGAAGGACAGGACCAGGGCGTTGTAGCGACGGATATCCCACCGCCCTGGTTTGCTGTCTTTGATATTTGCGGTTCAATCACTAAG ATGACAGGCCTTCCTATATCTTAA